Proteins co-encoded in one Haladaptatus sp. ZSTT2 genomic window:
- a CDS encoding class 1 fructose-bisphosphatase: MSTLTRIIDTVAATAPDIRAGLTGRRTYEAEENPSGEAQLAADLYADDLLSERLLALDGVATYASEERDDIDGNPDADGYHLACDPLDGSSNLKSNNTMGTILGVYDAPLPASGHDLVAAAYVLFGPITTMIVAEGDSVTEYVIEDGDKRAVREDITLPPEPVTYGFGGRVPEWTPAFTEFAREIEQELKLRYGGAMIGDVNQVLTYGGIFAYPGLQSRPEGKLRLQFEGNPIAYIVEAAGGRSSDGTGSLLSVEATGLHQRVPVHVGNSRLIDRLEAALAD, from the coding sequence ATGAGCACACTCACTCGCATCATCGACACCGTCGCCGCGACGGCCCCCGACATCCGTGCGGGGCTGACCGGGCGGCGCACCTACGAAGCCGAGGAGAATCCGTCCGGAGAGGCGCAACTCGCCGCTGACCTCTACGCGGACGACCTCCTCAGTGAGCGCCTGCTCGCACTCGACGGTGTTGCGACCTACGCCTCGGAAGAACGCGACGATATCGACGGAAACCCTGACGCAGATGGGTATCATCTCGCGTGTGATCCCCTCGATGGGTCGTCGAATCTCAAGTCCAACAACACGATGGGGACGATTCTCGGCGTCTACGACGCCCCGCTCCCCGCGAGTGGACACGACCTCGTCGCCGCCGCCTACGTCCTGTTTGGCCCCATCACGACGATGATTGTGGCCGAGGGCGACAGTGTGACCGAGTACGTCATCGAAGACGGCGACAAGCGCGCCGTCCGCGAGGACATCACGCTCCCCCCAGAGCCGGTCACCTACGGCTTTGGCGGGCGCGTCCCCGAGTGGACGCCCGCGTTCACCGAGTTCGCCCGCGAGATAGAACAGGAGTTGAAGCTGCGCTACGGCGGGGCGATGATAGGCGACGTGAATCAGGTGCTCACCTACGGTGGCATCTTCGCCTACCCCGGCCTTCAGTCGCGCCCGGAGGGCAAACTCCGCCTCCAGTTCGAGGGGAACCCGATCGCCTACATCGTGGAGGCCGCAGGTGGCCGTTCCTCCGATGGAACCGGGTCACTGCTCTCGGTTGAAGCGACCGGCCTCCACCAGCGAGTTCCGGTTCACGTTGGCAATTCTCGCCTCATCGACCGGCTCGAAGCCGCACTCGCAGACTGA
- a CDS encoding class I fructose-bisphosphate aldolase: protein MIPVDDSPIIRDGKSLILAYDHGLEHGPVDFTDVPERMDPETVFDIATHDAVSAFAVQKGLAEAYYPSYEDDVNLLVKMNGTSNLWMGEPDSPVNCSVDYAAEIGADAVGFTVYSGSNHEVEMFEEFRDVQEKAREYDLPVVMWSYPRGQGLKNDTSPNTIAYATRIAHEIGADIAKVKYPGSQDAMELAVKAAGATKVVMSGGSKTSDEEFLSTVNSAMNAGAKGLAVGRNVWQREEPEHILDALEELIFNGKSVEAALE, encoded by the coding sequence ATGATTCCGGTTGACGACTCCCCAATTATCCGGGATGGAAAGTCACTCATTCTCGCGTACGACCACGGTCTCGAACACGGTCCGGTGGACTTCACCGATGTCCCAGAGCGGATGGACCCCGAGACGGTGTTCGACATCGCAACGCACGACGCAGTGAGTGCCTTTGCCGTCCAGAAAGGGCTCGCAGAAGCGTACTACCCCTCTTACGAGGACGACGTGAACCTCCTCGTCAAGATGAACGGCACCTCGAATCTCTGGATGGGCGAGCCAGACTCGCCGGTCAACTGCTCTGTGGACTACGCCGCAGAGATTGGCGCAGACGCCGTAGGCTTCACCGTCTACAGCGGCTCGAACCACGAAGTCGAGATGTTCGAAGAGTTCCGCGACGTCCAAGAGAAAGCCCGCGAGTACGACCTCCCCGTCGTCATGTGGTCGTACCCACGCGGTCAGGGACTGAAAAACGACACCTCCCCGAACACTATCGCCTACGCGACCCGCATCGCCCACGAAATCGGCGCGGACATTGCGAAGGTCAAGTACCCCGGCAGTCAGGACGCCATGGAACTCGCCGTCAAGGCCGCAGGCGCGACGAAAGTCGTCATGAGCGGCGGGTCGAAGACCTCCGACGAGGAGTTCCTCTCGACGGTCAACTCCGCGATGAACGCCGGTGCGAAGGGCCTCGCCGTGGGCCGCAACGTTTGGCAGCGTGAGGAGCCAGAGCACATCCTCGATGCGCTCGAAGAGCTCATCTTCAACGGCAAATCCGTCGAAGCCGCCCTCGAATGA